From a region of the Bacillus alveayuensis genome:
- a CDS encoding alkylhydroperoxidase/carboxymuconolactone decarboxylase family protein YurZ (product_source=COG0599; cath_funfam=1.20.1290.10; cog=COG0599; pfam=PF02627; superfamily=69118), translating to MREQNMNVTEQVLREYKEGLGAFTKKMPDLAGHYNAFTEACFKEGTLSQKQKHLMALSISMVLQDEYCMIYHLKGCLDHHCSEEEIFESAGVAAAFGGGAALSQVVTLVQNSLNDLRPSNPVQ from the coding sequence ATGCGAGAGCAAAATATGAATGTTACAGAGCAAGTATTGCGCGAATATAAAGAAGGGCTAGGGGCATTTACGAAAAAAATGCCAGATCTTGCTGGCCATTACAACGCATTTACAGAAGCATGTTTTAAAGAAGGAACGCTTTCACAAAAACAAAAGCATTTAATGGCACTTAGTATTAGTATGGTTTTGCAAGACGAATATTGCATGATTTATCACTTAAAAGGATGTTTAGACCATCATTGCTCAGAAGAAGAAATTTTTGAGTCAGCAGGAGTTGCAGCAGCATTTGGCGGTGGGGCGGCCTTGAGTCAAGTTGTCACACTTGTACAAAATAGTCTGAATGATTTGCGTCCATCAAATCCTGTACAATAG
- a CDS encoding hypothetical protein (product_source=Hypo-rule applied), with the protein MQAMLDMMIIVRAIKKMFEGMIFIYTSQEMLDLKVTPEMEKSMHQFHGMGYKEYSRDHKKRMQVEKKREEDYAKSQSIIANI; encoded by the coding sequence GTGCAAGCAATGCTTGATATGATGATCATTGTTCGCGCGATCAAAAAAATGTTTGAAGGGATGATTTTTATTTATACAAGTCAAGAGATGCTTGACCTGAAAGTGACGCCTGAAATGGAAAAGTCGATGCATCAGTTTCATGGAATGGGCTATAAAGAATATAGCCGCGATCATAAAAAGCGAATGCAAGTGGAGAAAAAACGAGAAGAAGATTATGCCAAAAGTCAAAGTATTATTGCCAACATTTAG
- a CDS encoding Fe-S cluster assembly ATP-binding protein (product_source=KO:K09013; cath_funfam=3.40.50.300; cog=COG0396; ko=KO:K09013; pfam=PF00005; smart=SM00382; superfamily=52540; tigrfam=TIGR01978) has translation MAGSTLTIKDLHVSVEGKGILKGVNLEIKGGEIHAIMGPNGTGKSTLSSAIMGHPKYEVTRGSITLDDQNVLEMEVDERARAGLFLAMQYPSEISGVTNADFLRSAINARRGEGNEISLMKFIRQMDEKMEFLEMDQDMAQRYLNEGFSGGEKKRNEILQLMMLEPKIAILDEIDSGLDIDALKVVSKGINEMRSPEFGCLIITHYQRLLNYITPDYVHVMMQGRIVKSGGAELAQRLEAEGYDWIKQELGIEDETVGQEA, from the coding sequence ATGGCAGGTTCAACATTAACGATTAAGGATCTACACGTTTCAGTAGAAGGTAAAGGAATTTTAAAGGGCGTCAATTTGGAAATTAAAGGTGGAGAAATCCATGCCATTATGGGCCCTAACGGAACTGGTAAATCAACTTTATCTTCCGCCATTATGGGACACCCTAAATATGAGGTTACAAGAGGCAGCATTACGTTAGACGATCAAAACGTTTTAGAGATGGAAGTTGACGAAAGAGCACGTGCTGGTCTTTTCTTAGCAATGCAATATCCAAGTGAAATTAGCGGGGTTACGAACGCAGATTTCCTTCGTTCAGCGATTAATGCACGTCGCGGTGAAGGCAATGAAATTTCTTTAATGAAATTTATCCGTCAAATGGATGAGAAAATGGAATTCTTAGAAATGGATCAAGATATGGCACAGCGTTATTTAAATGAAGGCTTCTCTGGTGGGGAGAAAAAACGCAATGAAATTCTCCAATTAATGATGCTTGAGCCGAAAATTGCGATATTAGACGAAATTGACTCTGGGCTTGATATAGATGCATTAAAAGTTGTTTCTAAAGGAATTAATGAAATGCGCAGCCCAGAGTTTGGATGCTTAATTATTACTCACTATCAGCGCCTTCTTAACTACATTACTCCAGATTACGTACATGTTATGATGCAAGGTCGAATTGTCAAATCCGGTGGTGCCGAGTTAGCTCAGCGCCTTGAGGCTGAAGGGTATGATTGGATTAAGCAAGAGTTAGGCATTGAAGACGAAACAGTAGGGCAAGAAGCGTAA
- a CDS encoding Fe-S cluster assembly protein SufD (product_source=KO:K09015; cog=COG0719; ko=KO:K09015; pfam=PF01458; superfamily=101960; tigrfam=TIGR01981), with product MTVDTKLPFDQEYVSNYSKELGEPDWLKEVRLNALRKAYDLPMPKPDKTKIDKWNFTQFEKHVVEGKPLNNLEELPEEVKTLIDLDEDHKNLYVQCDNTPAYVSLSDELKEQGVIFTDIHTAAREHGELLQKYFMKDGVKVDEHRLTALHAAYMNGGVFVYVPKNIEVKAPLQAVFVHENPDANLFNHVIVVADDNSSVTYVENYISTTKVEKAVFNLVTEVIAGTNAKVSYGAVDNLVENITIYVNRRGVAGRDARIEWALGLMNEGNTISENVTNLVGDGSFGDTKTVVVGCGNQTQNFTTKVVHFGKHSEGYILKHGVMKDHATSIFNGIGKIEHGASKSNAEQESRVLMLSDQARGDANPILLIDEDDVTAGHAASVGRVDPIQLYYLMSRGIPKIEAERLIIHGFLAPVVNNMPIEGVKKQLIEVIERKVR from the coding sequence ATGACTGTTGATACGAAATTACCATTCGATCAAGAATACGTTTCAAATTACTCCAAGGAACTCGGTGAACCGGATTGGCTAAAAGAAGTTCGCCTTAACGCTCTTAGAAAGGCTTATGACCTTCCAATGCCAAAGCCGGATAAAACAAAAATTGATAAATGGAATTTTACACAATTTGAGAAGCATGTTGTTGAAGGGAAACCATTAAACAATCTAGAAGAGCTTCCTGAAGAGGTTAAAACATTAATTGATTTAGATGAGGACCATAAAAACTTATATGTACAATGCGACAATACACCTGCCTATGTTTCCTTATCAGATGAATTAAAAGAGCAAGGTGTTATTTTTACCGATATTCATACAGCTGCACGTGAGCATGGAGAGCTTTTACAAAAATACTTTATGAAAGATGGTGTGAAAGTGGATGAGCACCGTTTAACAGCTCTACATGCAGCTTATATGAATGGCGGGGTGTTTGTCTACGTTCCGAAAAACATCGAAGTAAAGGCACCTCTACAAGCTGTGTTTGTCCATGAAAATCCTGATGCAAATTTATTCAACCATGTTATTGTTGTGGCAGATGACAATAGCTCTGTAACGTATGTAGAAAACTACATTTCCACAACAAAAGTTGAAAAGGCTGTATTTAACTTAGTAACAGAAGTGATTGCAGGTACAAATGCAAAGGTTAGCTACGGAGCTGTTGACAATTTAGTAGAAAACATTACGATATATGTAAACCGCCGCGGTGTGGCTGGTCGTGATGCACGTATTGAGTGGGCTTTAGGATTAATGAATGAAGGCAATACCATTTCAGAAAATGTAACGAATTTAGTAGGTGACGGTTCTTTCGGCGATACGAAAACAGTTGTAGTTGGATGCGGCAACCAAACTCAAAACTTCACGACAAAAGTTGTTCACTTCGGTAAACATTCAGAAGGCTATATTTTAAAACACGGTGTTATGAAGGATCATGCAACTTCTATCTTTAATGGAATCGGTAAAATTGAACATGGTGCATCTAAATCAAATGCTGAGCAAGAGTCTCGTGTTCTCATGTTAAGCGATCAAGCCCGCGGTGATGCGAATCCGATCCTTCTCATTGATGAAGATGATGTAACGGCTGGACATGCAGCTTCTGTTGGTCGAGTTGACCCAATTCAACTTTATTACTTAATGAGCCGTGGAATTCCAAAGATAGAAGCAGAGCGATTAATTATTCATGGATTTTTGGCACCAGTTGTGAACAACATGCCGATTGAAGGCGTCAAAAAACAATTAATAGAAGTTATTGAAAGGAAAGTTCGATAA
- a CDS encoding cysteine desulfurase/selenocysteine lyase (product_source=KO:K11717; cath_funfam=3.40.640.10,3.90.1150.10; cog=COG0520; ko=KO:K11717; pfam=PF00266; superfamily=53383; tigrfam=TIGR01979): MNIQDIRKQFPILDQEVNGHPLVYLDSAATSQKPLPVIEAITKYYREYNSNVHRGVHTLGTRATDGYENAREKVRQFIQAKSIEEIIFTRGTTTALNMVASSYGLSHLQKGDEIVISYMEHHANIIPWQQVAKETGAKLKYIPLQEDGTIALKDVEETVTNQTKIVSLALVSNVLGTINPIKEIAEIAHKNGAVMVVDAAQGAPHMKIDVQNLDCDFLAFSGHKMCGPTGIGVLYGKKELLENMEPVETGGEMIDFVGLYESTWKELPWKFEAGTPIIAGAIGLAAAIDFLEDIGLDNIANHEHKLAQYALQRLSEIEGLTIYGPQERAGLVTFNIEDVHPHDVATVLDAEGIAVRAGHHCAQPLMKWLNVSATARASFYLYNTEDEIDKLALAIQKTKEYFGNVI; the protein is encoded by the coding sequence ATGAATATCCAAGATATTCGTAAACAATTCCCTATTTTAGATCAGGAAGTCAATGGCCATCCATTAGTATATTTAGACAGTGCAGCGACTTCTCAAAAGCCGCTGCCTGTCATTGAAGCTATTACAAAATATTACCGTGAATACAATTCCAATGTACACCGTGGTGTTCATACATTAGGAACTAGAGCAACAGACGGTTATGAAAATGCACGGGAAAAAGTTCGCCAATTTATTCAAGCAAAATCGATTGAAGAAATTATTTTCACAAGAGGGACAACAACGGCTTTAAATATGGTTGCATCTAGCTATGGCCTCTCCCATTTACAAAAAGGCGACGAGATTGTCATCAGTTATATGGAGCATCATGCGAATATTATTCCTTGGCAGCAAGTCGCAAAAGAAACAGGTGCAAAATTGAAATACATTCCATTACAAGAGGATGGAACGATTGCCTTAAAAGATGTTGAAGAAACGGTAACGAATCAAACAAAGATTGTATCATTAGCACTTGTTTCAAATGTGTTAGGGACGATTAACCCGATTAAAGAAATAGCGGAAATTGCTCATAAAAATGGAGCAGTCATGGTTGTGGATGCGGCTCAAGGTGCACCGCATATGAAAATCGATGTTCAAAACCTTGATTGTGATTTCCTTGCTTTTTCAGGTCATAAAATGTGTGGACCAACGGGGATTGGGGTATTATACGGAAAGAAAGAGCTTTTAGAGAATATGGAGCCAGTGGAAACTGGCGGTGAAATGATCGATTTTGTTGGATTATATGAGTCTACTTGGAAAGAGCTTCCGTGGAAGTTTGAAGCTGGAACTCCAATTATTGCTGGTGCGATCGGCTTAGCTGCGGCCATTGATTTTTTAGAGGATATCGGTTTAGACAATATCGCAAACCATGAACATAAGCTCGCACAATATGCGTTGCAAAGACTTTCGGAAATCGAAGGATTAACCATTTACGGCCCGCAAGAACGAGCTGGTCTTGTTACCTTTAATATTGAAGATGTGCATCCCCATGATGTAGCAACCGTGTTAGATGCTGAAGGTATAGCGGTTCGGGCTGGACATCATTGTGCTCAGCCACTCATGAAATGGTTGAATGTTAGTGCAACGGCACGAGCAAGCTTTTATTTATATAACACAGAGGATGAGATTGATAAACTTGCATTAGCAATACAAAAAACAAAGGAGTATTTTGGAAATGTCATTTAA
- a CDS encoding nitrogen fixation NifU-like protein (product_source=KO:K04488; cath_funfam=3.90.1010.10; cog=COG0822; ko=KO:K04488; pfam=PF01592; superfamily=82649; tigrfam=TIGR01994), protein MSFNNLDTLYRQVIMDHYKNPRNKGVLEDSVTVDMNNPTCGDRIHLTMKIEDGKVVDAKFEGEGCSISMSSASMMTNAIKGQTIENALKLSKIFSDMMQGKDYDDDLDLGDIEALQGVSKFPARIKCATLAWKALEKGIQTSENS, encoded by the coding sequence ATGTCATTTAATAATCTTGACACTTTATATCGTCAAGTCATTATGGATCATTATAAAAACCCGAGAAATAAAGGGGTTTTAGAAGATAGCGTAACGGTAGATATGAACAACCCAACATGTGGGGATCGCATCCATTTGACCATGAAAATAGAAGATGGGAAAGTAGTTGATGCGAAGTTTGAAGGTGAAGGATGCTCTATTTCAATGTCTTCAGCTTCCATGATGACAAATGCTATAAAAGGCCAGACAATCGAAAATGCACTAAAGCTTTCTAAAATATTTTCAGATATGATGCAAGGAAAAGATTATGATGATGATCTGGATTTAGGAGATATTGAAGCGCTACAAGGTGTATCAAAATTCCCGGCGCGCATTAAATGTGCTACTTTGGCGTGGAAGGCCTTAGAAAAAGGGATTCAAACAAGCGAAAACAGCTAA
- a CDS encoding Fe-S cluster assembly protein SufB (product_source=KO:K09014; cog=COG0719; ko=KO:K09014; pfam=PF01458; superfamily=101960; tigrfam=TIGR01980), producing the protein MAKKMPEIGDYKYGFADKDVSIFRAKRGLTKEVVEEISKMKQEPEWMLKFRLKSLEHFYNMPMPQWGGDLSALDFDEITYYVKPSERSERSWDEVPEEIKRTFDKLGIPEAEQKYLAGVSAQYESEVVYHNMKEDLEAMGIIFKDTDSALKENEDIFRKHWATVVPPTDNKFAALNSAVWSGGSFIYVPPGVKVDTPLQAYFRINSENMGQFERTLIIVDEGAHVHYVEGCTAPVYTTNSLHSAVVEIIVKKNAYCRYTTIQNWANNVYNLVTKRAVCEENATMEWIDGNIGSKLTMKYPAVILKGEGARGMTLSIALAGKGQHQDAGAKMIHLAPNTSSTIVSKSISKQGGKVTYRGIVHFGRKADGARANIECDTLIMDNKSTSDTIPYNEILNDNISLEHEAKVSKVSEEQLFYLMSRGISEEEATEMIVMGFIEPFTKELPMEYAVEMNRLIKFEMEGSIG; encoded by the coding sequence ATGGCGAAAAAAATGCCTGAAATTGGCGATTATAAATATGGCTTTGCCGATAAGGACGTTTCCATTTTCCGTGCAAAACGAGGTTTAACGAAAGAAGTCGTCGAAGAAATTTCTAAAATGAAGCAAGAGCCAGAGTGGATGTTAAAGTTCCGCTTAAAATCATTAGAGCATTTTTACAACATGCCTATGCCTCAATGGGGCGGAGATTTATCCGCATTAGACTTTGATGAAATTACGTATTATGTCAAACCTTCAGAACGATCTGAACGTTCTTGGGATGAGGTTCCAGAAGAAATCAAGCGTACTTTTGATAAATTAGGAATTCCTGAAGCAGAACAAAAATATTTAGCAGGGGTATCTGCTCAATATGAGTCTGAGGTTGTTTACCACAATATGAAAGAAGACCTTGAAGCGATGGGAATTATCTTCAAAGATACGGATAGTGCCTTAAAAGAAAATGAAGATATTTTCCGTAAGCATTGGGCAACCGTTGTACCACCTACAGACAATAAGTTTGCGGCATTGAACTCAGCTGTATGGTCTGGTGGATCATTTATTTATGTACCACCTGGTGTAAAGGTAGATACGCCTTTACAAGCATATTTCCGTATTAACTCTGAAAACATGGGGCAATTTGAACGGACGTTAATCATTGTTGATGAAGGGGCTCATGTCCATTATGTTGAAGGATGTACAGCTCCTGTTTATACAACGAATTCCCTACACAGTGCGGTTGTTGAAATCATCGTCAAGAAAAATGCTTATTGCCGCTATACAACGATTCAAAACTGGGCGAATAATGTTTATAACTTAGTAACGAAACGTGCAGTTTGTGAAGAAAATGCAACGATGGAATGGATTGACGGGAATATCGGTTCAAAACTAACGATGAAATATCCAGCCGTAATTTTGAAAGGTGAAGGCGCTCGTGGCATGACCCTTTCCATCGCTCTTGCCGGCAAAGGTCAGCACCAGGACGCTGGCGCAAAAATGATTCATCTAGCGCCAAACACTTCTTCTACGATTGTATCGAAATCTATTTCAAAACAAGGTGGAAAAGTAACATATCGTGGTATAGTCCACTTTGGCCGCAAGGCAGATGGAGCACGTGCAAACATTGAGTGTGATACGCTGATCATGGATAACAAATCTACTTCCGATACGATTCCATATAACGAAATTTTAAATGATAATATTTCGTTGGAACACGAAGCAAAAGTTTCAAAAGTATCGGAAGAGCAATTATTTTATCTCATGAGCCGCGGTATTTCCGAGGAAGAAGCAACAGAAATGATCGTCATGGGCTTTATCGAGCCATTTACGAAAGAACTGCCAATGGAATATGCTGTTGAAATGAATCGTTTAATCAAGTTTGAGATGGAAGGCTCTATCGGTTAA
- a CDS encoding uncharacterized protein YecE (DUF72 family) (product_source=COG1801; cath_funfam=3.20.20.410; cog=COG1801; pfam=PF01904; superfamily=117396): MIYVGLTGWGDHDSLYRAKLPSTDKLREYAAHFPTVEVDATFYAIQPEANIRKWVLDTPENFQFIVKAYQGMTGHSRGEIPFSSKKEMFFAFKQMLIPFIEAKKLAMVLFQFPPWFDCKREHVDYLRFCKEQMDNIPCALEFRHQSWFEPNYREKTLQFMKNEKWIHSICDEPQVGSGSVPTVLQCTDREKTLVRMHGRNVHGWLKPSEGNWRDVRYLYRYNEEELIEWKNNLAILKEQTRDIYFLFNNNSGGDAADNAKQFIQLLNLQYDGLAPRQLDLFEFE, from the coding sequence ATGATCTATGTCGGCTTAACAGGTTGGGGAGACCATGATTCTTTATATCGTGCTAAATTACCGTCAACTGATAAATTAAGAGAGTATGCTGCTCATTTTCCGACTGTAGAAGTGGATGCGACGTTTTATGCTATTCAGCCAGAAGCAAATATTCGAAAATGGGTTTTGGATACTCCGGAAAATTTTCAATTTATTGTGAAGGCTTATCAAGGAATGACAGGTCATTCACGAGGGGAGATTCCTTTTTCAAGCAAAAAAGAAATGTTTTTCGCCTTTAAACAAATGCTGATCCCTTTTATTGAAGCGAAAAAGCTTGCGATGGTGCTATTTCAATTCCCGCCGTGGTTTGACTGTAAACGGGAGCACGTTGATTATCTTCGTTTTTGTAAGGAACAAATGGACAATATTCCGTGTGCCTTAGAATTTCGACATCAATCATGGTTTGAACCGAATTACCGAGAAAAAACTCTTCAATTTATGAAAAACGAAAAATGGATTCATAGCATTTGTGATGAGCCTCAAGTTGGAAGTGGTTCAGTTCCAACTGTATTACAATGTACAGATCGTGAAAAAACGCTTGTTCGAATGCATGGCCGCAATGTGCATGGTTGGTTAAAGCCGAGTGAAGGAAATTGGCGTGATGTGAGGTATTTATATCGCTATAATGAAGAGGAGCTTATCGAGTGGAAAAACAATTTAGCGATCCTGAAAGAGCAAACGCGTGACATTTACTTTCTTTTTAATAACAATTCCGGTGGAGATGCTGCTGACAATGCAAAGCAGTTCATACAACTATTAAACTTGCAATATGATGGTCTAGCACCAAGACAGCTAGATCTGTTTGAATTTGAATAA
- a CDS encoding putative membrane protein YfcA (product_source=COG0730; cog=COG0730; ko=KO:K07090; pfam=PF01925; superfamily=81338; transmembrane_helix_parts=Inside_1_6,TMhelix_7_29,Outside_30_48,TMhelix_49_68,Inside_69_79,TMhelix_80_97,Outside_98_106,TMhelix_107_124,Inside_125_151,TMhelix_152_174,Outside_175_183,TMhelix_184_206,Inside_207_217,TMhelix_218_237,Outside_238_251,TMhelix_252_269,Inside_270_273), which yields MDLIILFLVGLIGGTVGSLLGLGGGIIVVPALLFLSPYLPILKDITPQVAVGTSLVVIIFTGLSSTLAYMKYKKVDYKSGLILFIGSGPGAFVGAWVNKSLNNQSFSVYFGLFMIFCSILLLLNERMKPRRKDVTKGYIRKFTDHQGVEHAYGFHPMVGIVVAFSVGFLSGLFGIGGGSLMVPAMIMLFLFPPHIAVATSMFIIFLSSIVSSITHISLGHVNWLYALCLIPGAWFGGKWGAKINQRLKSKQIVLLLRIILIIVGIRLIFQGLE from the coding sequence ATGGACCTAATAATACTATTTTTGGTTGGATTAATTGGTGGAACGGTTGGAAGCTTGCTTGGTTTAGGTGGAGGAATTATTGTCGTCCCTGCTTTATTATTTCTCTCACCATATTTACCTATACTGAAGGATATTACTCCACAAGTGGCTGTTGGTACTTCCTTAGTTGTGATCATTTTTACTGGTTTATCGTCTACACTAGCGTATATGAAATATAAAAAAGTAGATTATAAAAGTGGATTAATATTATTTATCGGCAGCGGTCCGGGTGCATTCGTCGGAGCTTGGGTAAATAAAAGCTTAAATAATCAGTCCTTTTCTGTTTATTTTGGTCTATTTATGATTTTTTGTTCCATCTTACTATTATTAAATGAACGGATGAAACCTAGAAGGAAGGATGTAACAAAAGGATATATACGAAAGTTTACCGATCATCAAGGAGTAGAACATGCTTATGGCTTTCATCCAATGGTCGGAATTGTTGTGGCATTTTCTGTTGGTTTTTTATCCGGCTTGTTTGGAATTGGTGGAGGGTCTCTAATGGTTCCAGCGATGATCATGTTATTTTTATTCCCTCCTCATATTGCTGTAGCGACTTCGATGTTTATCATCTTTTTATCTTCCATTGTTAGCTCTATTACACACATAAGCTTAGGACATGTGAATTGGTTATATGCACTCTGTTTAATTCCTGGTGCTTGGTTTGGCGGAAAATGGGGAGCGAAAATCAACCAACGTCTTAAAAGCAAACAGATTGTGCTGCTACTTCGAATTATTTTAATTATAGTAGGAATACGCCTGATTTTCCAAGGGCTGGAATAA
- a CDS encoding 2',3'-cyclic-nucleotide 2'-phosphodiesterase (5'-nucleotidase family) (product_source=COG0737; cath_funfam=3.60.21.10,3.90.780.10; cog=COG0737; pfam=PF00149,PF02872; superfamily=55816,56300), whose translation MLHKIHVYHTNDLHSHFENWPKIAHYLKERQIIHEQNGEEFLLFDIGDHVDRSQPLSEATAGKANVSLLNQLNYHAVTIGNNEGITLSYKALNELYENAHFPIIVSNLYDANGMRPKWAKPYLIINCSNGFKIGLLGVTVYYEKFYEMLGWKIVSPFESIKEVLQAIRNEADIIILLSHLGITDDEWVAEQFPEIHLILGGHTHHVLPTGKYVRNSLLAGAGKYGQWIGHVELSIDVSERKLIHIKAELMDIKQLTKEDEQTQRWLERNVDKAKKHLEKKVAELKEPLEVHWFSDSPFAKLLASAIQEWCDGELAMVNAGVLLESLPKGPVTKGDIHRICPHPINPCKVMLKGDQLKEVILQARTKKMEQLQLKGLGFRGKVMGRMIFSGAEVIAKTLNDGAEHVQQININGKPLDPNRMYAVATLDMFTLGPLYPELSHAKEKQYYMPEMLRDVLEWKLQKLSKA comes from the coding sequence TTGTTACATAAAATCCATGTGTATCATACAAATGATTTACATAGCCATTTTGAAAATTGGCCGAAAATTGCTCATTATTTAAAAGAACGTCAAATCATTCATGAACAAAATGGCGAAGAATTTTTACTCTTTGATATTGGCGATCACGTCGATCGTTCTCAACCATTATCAGAAGCTACAGCTGGGAAAGCGAATGTGTCCCTTCTAAATCAATTGAATTATCATGCTGTTACAATTGGAAACAATGAAGGGATTACGTTGTCTTACAAAGCGTTAAATGAATTATATGAAAATGCTCATTTTCCCATTATTGTGTCAAATCTTTATGATGCGAATGGAATGAGGCCGAAATGGGCCAAGCCTTATTTGATCATAAATTGTTCAAACGGATTTAAAATCGGCTTGTTAGGTGTCACGGTTTACTATGAAAAATTTTACGAAATGCTTGGATGGAAAATTGTCAGCCCTTTTGAAAGCATAAAAGAAGTGCTTCAAGCAATTCGCAATGAGGCAGACATCATTATATTATTATCTCATTTGGGCATTACAGATGATGAGTGGGTGGCCGAACAATTCCCCGAAATTCATCTAATCCTTGGTGGACACACACATCACGTATTACCTACAGGAAAATATGTGCGAAACAGTTTACTCGCTGGAGCAGGGAAATATGGGCAATGGATTGGACATGTAGAACTTTCAATTGATGTAAGCGAAAGGAAATTAATTCATATAAAGGCAGAGCTAATGGACATAAAACAGCTCACAAAAGAGGATGAGCAAACACAAAGATGGTTAGAACGAAACGTTGATAAAGCGAAAAAGCATCTTGAAAAAAAAGTTGCAGAGCTAAAAGAGCCATTAGAAGTTCATTGGTTTTCTGACTCCCCATTTGCAAAGCTTTTAGCTTCTGCCATTCAAGAATGGTGTGATGGCGAATTAGCAATGGTCAATGCAGGAGTTTTACTTGAATCTTTACCGAAAGGACCTGTTACGAAAGGAGATATTCATCGGATTTGTCCACATCCTATAAATCCTTGTAAAGTTATGCTAAAAGGAGATCAACTGAAAGAAGTGATTTTACAAGCACGTACAAAAAAAATGGAGCAGCTTCAATTAAAAGGACTCGGTTTTCGTGGCAAGGTAATGGGAAGAATGATTTTTTCTGGTGCAGAAGTGATCGCAAAAACATTGAATGATGGCGCAGAACATGTCCAACAGATTAATATTAATGGGAAACCTCTTGACCCGAATCGAATGTATGCTGTCGCAACTCTTGATATGTTTACACTTGGTCCATTATATCCAGAATTGAGTCATGCAAAAGAAAAACAATATTATATGCCGGAAATGCTCCGTGATGTTTTGGAATGGAAGCTGCAAAAATTGAGTAAAGCCTAA
- a CDS encoding uncharacterized protein YunC (DUF1805 family) (product_source=COG3377; cath_funfam=3.30.1980.10; cog=COG3377; pfam=PF08827; superfamily=102891): MVTLKPIMIDHHPFTAITIHLPKTNFLAVMSEKGYIMCGALDVHLLNERLKDRGVVAGRAVGVRTIDQLLEAPLESVTYEAEKLGIHRGLKGRDALLKMV; encoded by the coding sequence ATGGTTACATTAAAACCTATTATGATCGATCATCATCCGTTTACAGCCATTACAATTCATCTCCCGAAAACGAATTTTTTAGCAGTCATGAGCGAAAAGGGGTATATTATGTGTGGTGCATTGGATGTTCATTTACTAAACGAAAGGTTAAAAGATCGAGGAGTTGTTGCTGGACGTGCTGTGGGAGTTCGTACAATAGATCAGCTACTTGAAGCTCCTCTTGAATCTGTCACATATGAAGCAGAAAAACTTGGTATTCATCGAGGACTGAAGGGAAGAGATGCCTTACTAAAAATGGTGTAA